A single window of Pseudoalteromonas ulvae UL12 DNA harbors:
- a CDS encoding iron-containing alcohol dehydrogenase → MLNFSFVNSTQIHFGAEQIAQVTDEIPKDAKVLMTYGGGSIKSNGVYDQVVAALKDHTWQEFSGIEPNPSYQTTMKAVALIKEHQLDYVLAVGGGSVIDGSKFIAAAALFDGEPWDILAKGAEIKAALPLGVVLTLPATGSESNTFSVVSNLDTNDKLPFASPFVQPKFAVLDPNVTFSLPQRQLTNGIVDAFVHTVEQYLTYDVNAKVQDRFAEGLLLTLIEEGPKVFSEPQNYDVRANVMWAATMALNGLIGAGVPQDWSTHMLGHEITAVYGLDHAQTLAIVLPRMLAEQRQVKQGKLLQYAQRVWQLTPKSDEQSDIDSVIDQAILKTEAFFHSVEMPTRFSDYQLGAEVADTIVAQLERHGMTALGEHQDVTLAKSKAVLLASL, encoded by the coding sequence ATGTTAAATTTTAGTTTTGTAAATAGTACGCAAATTCACTTTGGTGCCGAGCAAATTGCACAGGTAACTGATGAAATTCCGAAAGACGCGAAAGTATTAATGACTTATGGTGGTGGCAGCATTAAATCTAATGGTGTGTATGATCAGGTTGTTGCGGCATTGAAAGATCATACTTGGCAAGAGTTCTCAGGGATTGAGCCAAATCCTAGCTATCAAACCACAATGAAGGCGGTGGCGTTAATTAAAGAACATCAGCTTGATTATGTTTTAGCTGTTGGTGGTGGCTCAGTGATTGATGGTAGTAAGTTTATTGCCGCAGCTGCGTTATTTGATGGTGAGCCATGGGATATTTTAGCAAAAGGCGCCGAAATCAAAGCGGCACTGCCTTTAGGTGTTGTTTTAACGCTACCGGCAACTGGTTCAGAATCGAATACTTTTAGTGTGGTATCAAACCTAGATACAAACGATAAATTGCCTTTTGCTAGCCCATTTGTGCAGCCAAAATTTGCTGTACTCGATCCAAATGTGACTTTTTCATTGCCTCAGCGTCAACTAACTAACGGCATTGTGGATGCATTCGTTCACACTGTTGAGCAGTATTTGACTTACGATGTGAATGCGAAGGTACAAGATAGGTTTGCAGAAGGGTTGTTATTGACCTTAATTGAAGAAGGTCCAAAGGTATTCAGTGAGCCGCAAAATTATGATGTGCGCGCCAATGTGATGTGGGCAGCAACAATGGCATTAAATGGCTTAATTGGTGCGGGTGTACCACAAGATTGGTCTACACATATGTTGGGTCATGAAATTACTGCGGTATATGGACTAGATCATGCTCAGACATTAGCCATTGTTTTACCTAGAATGCTGGCTGAGCAACGCCAAGTCAAACAAGGTAAATTATTGCAGTATGCGCAGCGTGTATGGCAGTTAACACCAAAATCAGACGAACAATCTGATATTGATAGCGTGATAGATCAAGCAATATTAAAAACCGAAGCGTTTTTCCATAGTGTTGAAATGCCAACTCGTTTCAGTGATTATCAACTAGGAGCTGAAGTTGCCGATACTATTGTTGCGCAACTTGAGCGCCATGGCATGACAGCTTTAGGTGAGCATCAAGATGTGACGCTTGCCAAAAGCAAAGCTGTTTTACTTGCGAGTTTGTAA
- a CDS encoding AzlD domain-containing protein: protein MLTTILLMACVTFVSRYLFLHRALPFTVGQKLQQFLSYSAPAVLTAIWVPIVLLEDGALNLTWHNPYIPAAIVAIAVAAKTNNIYYTSLAGLAVFFLLR from the coding sequence ATGCTCACAACTATCCTCTTAATGGCCTGTGTCACTTTTGTTAGTCGATATTTATTTTTACACCGCGCTCTCCCTTTTACAGTAGGACAAAAACTACAACAGTTTTTAAGCTACAGCGCGCCTGCGGTGCTGACCGCAATTTGGGTGCCGATTGTGTTATTAGAAGATGGGGCGTTAAACCTTACTTGGCATAATCCTTATATTCCAGCAGCAATAGTCGCCATTGCCGTGGCAGCCAAAACAAATAATATTTACTACACATCACTGGCTGGATTAGCAGTCTTCTTTTTATTACGCTAA
- a CDS encoding AzlC family ABC transporter permease, producing the protein MKKALLKGFLDMLPLNLAVIPWGVLCGSLAIQNGFTAVETQLMSLLVFAGSAQLVAIELISQHTPLMTILFTTFIISSRHFLYGLSIRHKVIAQPLHWRLPISFVLTDELFALSHHPKAYQTKTRLIYALSAGFSFYICWNLWTFLGIVAGSLLPDLTNMGLDFAIATTFIALVIPGIKSWPIFVTVCSAGAAAAWFKALGFELWLVGAALLGMSAGYGCERLIKKYKAVSCSQLSS; encoded by the coding sequence ATGAAAAAAGCACTCTTAAAAGGCTTTTTGGACATGCTGCCGCTCAATTTAGCCGTCATCCCATGGGGAGTCCTCTGCGGATCCTTGGCCATTCAAAATGGTTTCACTGCCGTTGAGACTCAACTGATGTCTTTACTGGTTTTTGCTGGTTCTGCGCAATTAGTTGCCATTGAGTTGATTAGTCAACACACCCCTTTAATGACGATTTTATTTACCACCTTTATTATTAGCTCTCGGCATTTTTTATATGGTTTGAGTATTCGCCATAAAGTTATCGCACAGCCATTGCACTGGCGCCTTCCGATAAGCTTTGTACTTACGGATGAGCTTTTTGCGTTATCACACCATCCAAAAGCCTATCAAACAAAAACTCGATTAATTTACGCCCTCAGTGCAGGGTTTAGTTTTTATATCTGTTGGAATCTTTGGACTTTTCTTGGCATTGTCGCAGGCTCATTATTACCTGATCTCACCAATATGGGGCTCGACTTCGCCATTGCGACCACTTTCATCGCCTTGGTGATACCAGGAATTAAAAGCTGGCCGATTTTTGTTACTGTATGCAGCGCTGGGGCTGCTGCAGCATGGTTTAAAGCCCTAGGGTTCGAACTCTGGTTAGTTGGGGCAGCTTTACTGGGCATGAGTGCAGGTTATGGTTGCGAGCGATTAATTAAAAAATATAAGGCGGTATCATGCTCACAACTATCCTCTTAA
- a CDS encoding AraC family transcriptional regulator codes for MSSEQTHFHYHADLNGLEVLQASFKQQNFSRHCHEGYTIGLIDCGAQKFFRSGHDHIAPKNSIILVNADQVHNGQTATEHGWSYRAMYPTPQHFEQLAHQLSGTRCGAPYFNQAVLQSPTLASQLHILLEALTEPSNTLLKESLFHTFMVQLMLASQHTPRSLKQMPNNANLSRSKQFLDEYCTQEISLERLATLCHLSPFHFLRQFKKQFSLTPHAYQIQRRLHKAKQLLKLGSTVIDTAQACGFHDQSHFHRHFKANLGVTPGRYSQLFKIQKVK; via the coding sequence ATGAGTTCAGAGCAAACACATTTTCACTACCATGCAGATCTCAATGGCTTAGAAGTATTACAAGCAAGTTTTAAGCAGCAAAACTTTTCTCGTCATTGCCATGAAGGCTACACCATTGGTTTGATAGATTGCGGCGCGCAGAAATTTTTCCGTAGTGGTCACGACCATATCGCCCCGAAAAATAGCATCATATTAGTGAATGCCGATCAGGTGCATAATGGTCAAACAGCCACAGAGCATGGCTGGTCTTATCGCGCCATGTACCCAACCCCACAGCACTTTGAACAACTTGCACATCAGCTCAGTGGCACTCGCTGTGGCGCACCCTATTTTAATCAAGCTGTCTTGCAATCTCCTACACTTGCAAGCCAACTTCATATTTTATTAGAAGCGCTCACCGAGCCTAGCAACACCTTACTTAAAGAGAGTTTGTTTCATACCTTTATGGTGCAACTAATGCTTGCCAGTCAACACACGCCTCGTTCACTCAAACAAATGCCTAACAACGCGAATCTCAGTCGTTCAAAACAATTTTTAGATGAATACTGCACACAAGAGATAAGCCTAGAGCGACTGGCCACATTATGTCATTTAAGTCCTTTTCACTTTTTACGTCAGTTTAAAAAGCAGTTTTCACTCACTCCGCACGCATATCAAATTCAGCGGCGCTTACACAAAGCCAAACAGTTACTCAAACTAGGCAGTACAGTAATAGATACCGCACAGGCTTGCGGTTTTCATGACCAAAGCCATTTTCATCGTCACTTTAAAGCCAATCTCGGAGTGACTCCAGGTCGATATAGCCAACTCTTTAAAATACAAAAGGTAAAATGA
- a CDS encoding cytochrome b/b6 domain-containing protein produces MNTDNTQQIKVWDGFVRFFHWALVSLIALLYFSGEEGWMAIHFIAGFSVLTLVSTRLIWGLIGSDTAKLSHLFHGPKAVWQSIKYGKQTIGHNPAGSYMVLLFFTLVLAQAVSGLMTTDDILTDGPLVSVVDSSWVELASSLHRLIFDGLLIAIGLHIVAIVIYRLRGKPLVKAMITGKMNTTTAVTSEQEAINMKSGWVAFVMWLVLEAIILSTWGLESLKTLLG; encoded by the coding sequence ATGAATACAGATAACACACAACAGATTAAAGTTTGGGATGGCTTTGTCCGTTTTTTTCATTGGGCGTTAGTCAGTCTAATTGCTTTACTTTACTTCAGTGGTGAAGAAGGGTGGATGGCGATTCATTTTATCGCGGGATTCAGTGTGCTGACCTTAGTCTCGACACGATTAATTTGGGGCCTGATAGGCAGTGATACAGCAAAACTGAGCCATTTATTTCATGGGCCAAAAGCGGTCTGGCAGTCAATCAAATATGGCAAACAAACCATAGGTCATAATCCTGCTGGCAGTTATATGGTGTTATTGTTTTTTACTTTGGTTTTGGCACAAGCTGTCAGTGGGTTGATGACAACGGATGATATTTTGACGGACGGTCCTTTGGTTTCAGTTGTTGATTCATCTTGGGTGGAGCTTGCGAGTAGTTTGCATCGGTTGATTTTTGATGGATTATTGATTGCGATAGGTTTGCACATTGTGGCCATTGTTATTTATCGTTTACGTGGCAAGCCATTGGTCAAGGCGATGATCACTGGAAAAATGAATACGACTACTGCGGTCACAAGCGAGCAAGAAGCAATTAATATGAAATCGGGATGGGTCGCTTTTGTGATGTGGTTGGTTCTTGAAGCCATCATATTATCGACTTGGGGGCTAGAGTCGCTTAAAACTTTACTCGGTTAA
- a CDS encoding c-type cytochrome produces MKKTLILLGALLSAPTMANTVFEEPADAIEYRQAAFSMIRVQISDMGDMLKGAVPFDAKRFQMRADNAAALSKMPWEAFGPGTDKGETSALAAVWSQNDEFMKKATAFQDYADKLAVAAQSGDKAAIGKAFGPWAKGCKDCHKTFKD; encoded by the coding sequence ATGAAAAAAACACTTATTTTATTAGGCGCGTTACTGAGCGCTCCCACTATGGCTAACACTGTATTTGAAGAACCAGCTGACGCGATTGAATACCGTCAAGCAGCCTTTTCAATGATCCGTGTTCAGATCAGTGATATGGGTGATATGCTCAAAGGCGCAGTTCCGTTTGATGCAAAACGCTTTCAAATGCGTGCTGATAATGCTGCTGCATTATCAAAAATGCCATGGGAAGCATTTGGTCCAGGTACTGACAAAGGCGAGACCAGCGCATTAGCAGCTGTATGGTCACAAAATGACGAGTTCATGAAAAAAGCGACTGCCTTTCAAGATTATGCAGACAAGCTAGCCGTTGCAGCGCAGTCTGGCGACAAAGCTGCCATTGGTAAAGCTTTTGGCCCATGGGCTAAAGGCTGTAAAGATTGCCATAAAACCTTTAAAGATTAA
- a CDS encoding DUF2721 domain-containing protein — translation MTPDALNILTMAKLIQTAVAPVFLITGVAATLGVLSNRLARITDRARQLEKKVRTTSDDTLKNLLTKELRALWKRARCIHISFSLSVLSALLVCTVVMALFVSHLLSMNLNITIGISFVGAMLLLIFAMLSLLVEVFLATRSMRRGMIFTHIDLDD, via the coding sequence ATGACTCCTGACGCGCTAAACATCCTTACAATGGCAAAACTCATCCAAACGGCAGTTGCTCCGGTATTTTTAATTACCGGAGTCGCGGCCACATTGGGTGTTTTATCAAACCGATTAGCCCGGATTACCGACCGAGCTCGTCAACTAGAAAAAAAAGTCCGTACAACCTCAGATGACACTTTAAAAAATCTCTTAACAAAAGAATTAAGAGCGCTTTGGAAACGCGCCCGCTGTATCCATATATCATTTAGCTTGAGTGTACTGAGCGCATTACTCGTCTGTACCGTTGTAATGGCCTTATTTGTGAGCCACTTACTGTCGATGAATTTAAATATAACCATCGGCATTAGCTTTGTCGGGGCCATGCTATTGTTAATTTTTGCGATGCTCTCTTTACTGGTTGAAGTCTTTCTCGCCACTCGCTCAATGCGCAGAGGTATGATATTTACTCATATCGACCTTGATGATTAG
- a CDS encoding S8 family serine peptidase, giving the protein MKHSVFKMSALSAAIMITLSGCGGDNDKKVEIKDVPPRANNVELANLKHWVPVKDSLKAVDSNGDALSFSFAENGETVSAIEGVYHFSHGILALDGRDFTYTSLTGEDASIDYTVTANGQSASAKINISGVESDPLANEQWHLRNTGQRAFARSDEFLEANAKANGLETDEEIAAYKQSRLDYFNENLTLVGADMNVAEAYQQGVTGQGVIAVVVDSGLEIRHEDLDDNVVPYRSLNFNPGAFDQTDPTKPVPEDGIYQSFGDYSDHGTAVAGLIAAEGWNGKGGRGVAPDAQLIGMNFIHSKTNQGDFTVQALVNGLPGSGITTDEEVLFNRSYGYTPALFLPDDQIEEMMTSYAPTILRNGKGAISVNASGNDFESGRHSDGNFCKAAGTNELGLGCIDMNVSASNRSLNHVTVGALKANGKRTSYSTSGSGLFVTAPAGENGKWEPAMITTDNMTCLNGSSGFPFLSFMDSLYGQFWGTPAGFAYSYHFFDAPGHPLNPSCNYTNSMNGTSSAAPNTSGVVALVMEANPALTARDIKHVLATTASQTDPDNAPIIRMTADGDFTAHLGWVENAAGYKFNNFYGLGRVNAGEAVKMAKNFTSLSPQVQSDWYFNGQAVDIVVGEAGAEFVSVGESLALTVPNNSVEGATHAMVVDADLTVEAMQFSFTIANPQTRSDYSHEQIPGDIQSSAATDLAIEVTSPSGTKAIILSSGQANLTPAIASSYYYLNGYIHSPSVSFLSHAFYGESSKGEWTVKVVDVANPEQIVYSNGNQQVSVVFPNDAPSVLEGWGVRVTGRVE; this is encoded by the coding sequence ATGAAACATTCAGTATTTAAAATGTCTGCACTGTCAGCAGCCATCATGATAACGCTGTCAGGTTGTGGCGGTGATAACGACAAAAAAGTAGAAATAAAAGATGTGCCACCTCGCGCAAATAATGTTGAGTTAGCTAACTTAAAACATTGGGTTCCAGTAAAAGACTCACTGAAAGCTGTTGATTCTAATGGCGATGCACTTAGCTTTAGTTTTGCTGAGAATGGCGAAACTGTTAGCGCTATTGAAGGCGTGTATCACTTTAGCCACGGTATATTGGCCTTGGATGGACGTGACTTTACCTACACTTCTTTAACTGGTGAAGATGCTTCAATTGATTACACAGTAACAGCAAATGGCCAATCAGCCTCTGCAAAAATCAATATTTCAGGTGTTGAGAGTGACCCATTAGCGAATGAACAATGGCATCTTCGCAATACTGGTCAGCGCGCCTTTGCTCGTAGTGATGAGTTTTTAGAGGCGAATGCTAAAGCGAACGGTTTAGAAACAGATGAAGAGATTGCTGCCTATAAACAATCGCGTCTGGATTATTTTAATGAAAATCTGACACTTGTTGGCGCAGATATGAATGTTGCTGAAGCGTATCAGCAAGGCGTAACTGGTCAAGGTGTAATTGCTGTTGTGGTTGATTCTGGTTTAGAAATTCGTCATGAAGATCTAGATGATAACGTTGTTCCATATCGTTCGCTTAACTTTAATCCAGGTGCATTTGATCAAACGGATCCAACAAAACCAGTTCCTGAAGATGGTATTTACCAATCATTTGGTGATTACAGTGATCATGGTACTGCTGTTGCTGGCTTGATTGCTGCTGAAGGCTGGAACGGAAAAGGGGGGCGCGGTGTGGCTCCTGATGCGCAACTAATCGGAATGAACTTTATTCATAGCAAGACAAATCAGGGCGACTTTACTGTACAAGCACTGGTTAATGGTCTTCCTGGTAGTGGCATCACCACAGACGAAGAAGTATTATTTAACCGCAGCTATGGTTATACCCCAGCGTTATTTTTACCAGATGATCAAATCGAAGAGATGATGACATCTTATGCGCCGACAATCCTTCGTAACGGTAAAGGGGCAATCAGTGTCAATGCCTCAGGTAATGATTTTGAATCAGGCCGTCACAGTGATGGTAATTTTTGTAAAGCGGCTGGCACCAATGAATTAGGTTTAGGCTGTATTGATATGAATGTATCAGCATCAAACAGAAGCTTAAACCATGTCACTGTTGGCGCATTAAAAGCCAACGGTAAGCGTACGAGTTATTCTACATCAGGCAGTGGCTTATTTGTTACCGCACCGGCTGGTGAAAATGGTAAGTGGGAACCTGCGATGATCACCACTGACAACATGACATGTTTAAATGGTTCATCAGGTTTTCCTTTCTTGAGTTTCATGGATAGCTTGTACGGCCAATTTTGGGGTACTCCAGCAGGTTTTGCATACAGTTATCACTTTTTTGATGCTCCAGGTCATCCACTTAACCCAAGCTGTAATTATACCAATAGTATGAACGGGACGTCTTCTGCAGCTCCGAATACTTCAGGGGTTGTTGCGCTTGTCATGGAAGCGAATCCTGCATTAACGGCGCGCGATATTAAACATGTTTTAGCGACAACAGCATCACAAACAGATCCTGACAATGCCCCAATCATCCGCATGACTGCTGATGGTGATTTTACGGCGCACTTAGGTTGGGTTGAAAACGCGGCGGGTTATAAATTTAATAACTTTTATGGTTTAGGTCGTGTCAATGCAGGCGAAGCTGTAAAAATGGCTAAAAACTTTACATCCCTTTCACCACAAGTACAAAGTGATTGGTACTTTAATGGTCAAGCTGTTGATATTGTCGTGGGTGAAGCTGGAGCTGAGTTTGTATCGGTAGGTGAGTCTTTAGCATTAACAGTGCCGAATAATTCGGTCGAAGGCGCTACGCATGCAATGGTGGTTGATGCAGATCTAACCGTAGAGGCAATGCAATTTAGCTTCACGATTGCAAATCCTCAAACGCGCTCTGATTATAGCCATGAGCAAATCCCTGGTGATATTCAGTCATCAGCGGCTACCGATTTAGCGATTGAAGTGACCTCACCTTCTGGTACTAAGGCAATCATCTTGTCATCAGGTCAAGCAAACTTAACTCCAGCTATTGCAAGCTCTTATTATTACTTAAATGGCTACATACATAGCCCAAGTGTAAGCTTTTTATCGCATGCCTTTTATGGTGAAAGCAGTAAGGGTGAGTGGACGGTAAAAGTAGTGGATGTTGCTAACCCTGAGCAAATTGTTTACAGCAATGGTAATCAGCAAGTAAGTGTTGTATTCCCAAATGACGCACCTTCTGTTCTCGAAGGTTGGGGTGTTCGTGTAACGGGTCGTGTAGAGTAA
- a CDS encoding S8 family serine peptidase, producing the protein MSQGIMKKSAIALAVTSVMLAAQGVSSATFEQYNKKNQKPVQAQASKKDSSIKREVQSWVVKLNGNALAQKSLGGKSVALSEISSLQTKVETSIQSMDLDLTVLARTSKLVNSIIVKGDQDKLEQLLALPEVDDIYPVYDFELDVADSADYVKATPLVAGGIAKGAGVKVAVLDTGVDYTHAAFGGAGTEEAYAEAVSDPSAVVWPQGQVKGGYDYVNYDADPIDVNTNHGTHVSHSVTGIAPDVDLYVYSVCNSGCSGLAQILALENAMDPNNDGDIRDRVDVVNMSLGGDYGDKALDAVGLFINQAVKLGTNLVISAGNDGAYPFIVGGPSTTENALSVGAMTHPTDQTKVSSGTIGGEETVIQPASFGPNVAFEFSNDTIEVVYPSENQTACTDFADGIDFTGKAVVIDRGACAFVTKVLVAQAKGAAFVIIANNTDDGTPAPMGGSSDAVTIPSVGVNYAAGMALKAENPEFNIKVELKNGAGAIASFTSRGPSMDGYLKPEITAPGVNIMTAHPGLGDGLSGATGTSFSGPITAGAMSLLKEALPERNALELKATLMNAANLDVTMEPREINPDTAMAPISYIGSGLVDVEKAAMLPVAAWAKDTKQAALSFGLVNISETTEMVKTVEIKNFSNDAKTYDLSLEQRFADDVERGALSMTYPASVTVPAGQTVSFDVVATIDPAKLPEWMLDSSNVGSVAATELLTTSELDGALNFSEGGEKAFHLVYHVLPKAAASVSVMPEKTENGVAHMLTNTGAVNFEPFFAPTVASDDIDGSRFDLVSASIETIEVPSTFCDSGYAVFTTFVMDKGITHTYVAGFMADFDLDQDGVWDVTAQAGQLEWFYDVEPGTAISFTHAYGSTSGAIGNAYHTVGNNFVTVQSCLSSFGLTAEELGKVQANVRFRTEEYSWTPIPANSVDDATALYTFAISEPVAGLVNSTGNQIEMLAPGESAELLVSGAKFTMLSDSGSKAINVNPMADVNTAPVLANAEFSVDENASSSHIIGHLEVSYDATLANPVSEYILINSTSSAVTIDSFGGFVYVANPDQLDYDAGLTKIELEVVAVDTRGNVSESAMITVNVNNLADEASELPQPPKVYEKSSGSLGWFVLLAAPFAWLRRRKQK; encoded by the coding sequence ATGTCTCAGGGAATCATGAAAAAATCAGCTATTGCTTTAGCTGTTACAAGTGTGATGTTGGCAGCTCAAGGTGTTAGTTCTGCAACATTTGAACAGTACAACAAAAAGAATCAAAAGCCAGTTCAAGCACAAGCTTCAAAAAAAGATTCATCAATTAAGCGTGAAGTTCAAAGCTGGGTCGTTAAATTAAATGGTAATGCTCTTGCACAAAAATCATTAGGTGGCAAATCTGTAGCACTATCTGAAATATCATCACTGCAAACTAAAGTTGAGACATCCATTCAGTCTATGGATCTTGACTTGACGGTACTTGCTCGTACAAGCAAGCTAGTCAATTCAATCATTGTAAAAGGTGACCAAGATAAATTAGAGCAGCTATTAGCCTTACCTGAAGTTGACGATATCTATCCTGTCTATGATTTTGAACTTGATGTTGCTGATAGCGCTGATTACGTAAAAGCCACGCCATTAGTTGCTGGCGGTATAGCTAAGGGGGCTGGTGTCAAAGTAGCAGTATTAGATACTGGCGTTGATTACACTCATGCTGCTTTTGGCGGTGCAGGAACAGAAGAGGCTTATGCCGAAGCAGTTAGTGATCCTTCAGCTGTTGTTTGGCCACAAGGTCAAGTAAAGGGTGGCTACGACTATGTTAATTATGATGCGGATCCAATTGATGTAAACACAAATCATGGTACGCATGTTTCTCATTCAGTTACGGGTATAGCTCCTGACGTTGATTTATATGTTTATTCTGTATGTAATTCAGGGTGTTCAGGCTTAGCACAAATTTTAGCGCTTGAAAATGCAATGGATCCAAATAACGATGGTGACATCAGAGATCGTGTTGATGTAGTCAATATGTCTTTAGGTGGAGATTACGGTGACAAAGCATTAGATGCAGTTGGGTTGTTTATTAACCAAGCTGTTAAGTTAGGCACTAACTTAGTTATATCTGCAGGTAATGATGGTGCTTATCCATTTATTGTTGGTGGTCCAAGTACAACAGAAAACGCATTATCAGTAGGGGCAATGACCCACCCAACAGACCAAACTAAAGTATCATCAGGGACTATTGGTGGTGAAGAGACTGTAATTCAACCAGCAAGTTTTGGTCCCAATGTCGCATTTGAGTTTAGTAATGACACAATTGAAGTGGTTTATCCTTCAGAAAACCAAACAGCATGTACAGACTTTGCAGACGGCATTGATTTTACAGGTAAAGCCGTTGTAATCGACCGTGGTGCTTGTGCTTTTGTTACTAAAGTTTTAGTTGCTCAAGCTAAAGGTGCTGCGTTTGTTATTATTGCTAATAACACTGATGATGGTACACCGGCCCCTATGGGTGGCTCAAGCGATGCTGTAACCATACCTTCAGTTGGTGTTAATTATGCTGCTGGCATGGCTTTGAAGGCAGAAAATCCAGAGTTTAATATTAAAGTTGAGTTGAAAAATGGTGCAGGTGCAATTGCATCGTTTACATCACGTGGACCTTCAATGGATGGTTATTTAAAACCTGAAATTACTGCTCCTGGTGTAAATATAATGACAGCTCACCCTGGTTTAGGAGATGGTCTTTCAGGTGCAACAGGTACTTCTTTCTCAGGCCCAATTACCGCAGGGGCAATGAGTCTATTAAAAGAAGCATTACCTGAGCGTAATGCACTTGAATTAAAAGCAACATTAATGAATGCTGCTAACCTTGATGTAACAATGGAACCTCGAGAAATCAATCCTGATACAGCAATGGCTCCTATCAGCTATATTGGTTCTGGATTAGTTGACGTTGAGAAAGCTGCAATGTTACCTGTTGCTGCTTGGGCTAAAGATACAAAACAGGCTGCTTTGTCTTTTGGTCTGGTGAACATTTCTGAAACTACAGAAATGGTCAAAACGGTTGAAATCAAGAATTTCTCTAATGACGCAAAAACGTATGACTTATCATTAGAGCAGCGCTTTGCTGATGATGTCGAACGTGGTGCATTAAGTATGACTTACCCTGCTTCAGTTACTGTACCTGCAGGTCAAACCGTATCATTTGATGTAGTGGCAACAATTGATCCAGCTAAACTACCTGAATGGATGCTTGATTCAAGCAATGTTGGCAGTGTTGCAGCCACTGAGTTATTAACAACATCAGAACTAGATGGTGCATTAAACTTCAGTGAAGGTGGTGAAAAAGCATTTCATCTTGTTTATCATGTATTACCAAAAGCAGCTGCATCAGTCAGTGTTATGCCTGAAAAAACAGAGAATGGTGTAGCGCACATGCTAACAAATACCGGTGCTGTTAATTTTGAACCTTTCTTTGCGCCTACTGTCGCAAGTGATGATATTGATGGCTCTCGTTTTGACTTAGTGAGCGCTTCTATAGAGACAATTGAAGTACCATCGACTTTCTGTGATTCAGGCTATGCAGTATTTACGACTTTCGTGATGGATAAAGGCATAACTCACACTTATGTGGCTGGCTTTATGGCTGATTTCGACTTAGATCAAGATGGAGTGTGGGATGTAACAGCACAAGCGGGTCAGTTAGAATGGTTCTACGATGTTGAACCTGGTACAGCTATTTCGTTTACACATGCTTACGGCTCAACAAGTGGTGCCATTGGTAATGCTTACCACACAGTGGGTAATAACTTTGTCACAGTGCAAAGCTGTTTAAGTAGCTTTGGTTTAACTGCGGAAGAGTTAGGTAAAGTTCAAGCAAATGTACGCTTCCGTACTGAAGAATACAGTTGGACGCCAATCCCTGCTAATTCAGTAGATGATGCAACGGCACTATATACGTTTGCTATATCAGAACCAGTTGCAGGACTAGTTAACTCGACTGGAAACCAGATTGAAATGTTGGCACCAGGTGAGTCTGCAGAGTTACTCGTATCTGGCGCTAAATTCACTATGTTGTCTGATTCAGGCTCAAAAGCAATTAATGTCAATCCAATGGCTGATGTAAATACTGCACCAGTTCTAGCGAATGCAGAGTTCTCAGTTGATGAAAATGCTAGTTCAAGTCATATCATTGGTCACTTGGAAGTAAGTTATGATGCAACGCTGGCTAATCCAGTATCTGAATATATCCTGATCAACTCAACGTCATCAGCAGTAACCATTGATAGCTTTGGTGGCTTTGTTTATGTCGCTAACCCAGATCAACTAGACTACGATGCTGGCTTGACTAAAATTGAGCTAGAGGTCGTCGCTGTTGATACTCGTGGTAATGTATCTGAGAGTGCCATGATAACTGTTAATGTTAATAACTTAGCTGACGAAGCTTCAGAGCTGCCACAGCCGCCGAAGGTTTACGAAAAATCTTCAGGTTCATTAGGTTGGTTTGTATTGCTAGCGGCTCCATTTGCATGGTTACGTCGCAGAAAGCAAAAATAA